The [Clostridium] colinum genome includes the window TTCTAAAAATGGAGAGTCTATATCTAAAGTAAATAATTTAGATTCTGCTTTTAGAATATCTTTTACAGATAATAATTATATTACAACAAAATTTGCAAAAGTTACTAGTATTAAAAATGGTGAAAATTATGTACCAGTTTATTCTAGTCCATCAAATAGAAGTAATAGTATAGGCTCTATACCGGTAGATTCAACTGTTGTAATAGGAAGCCAAGAAGGAAACTTTTCTCAAATATTTTTTGATGAAAAAATAGGATATATAGAAAATACATATCTTGTAGACTCTAAGCCACAAGAAAAACCAGTATCAAATAATAATGATAAACCAACAGGAAAATATGTTAAAATAACATCTGAGGCAGGGCTTAATCTTAGAGAAGAGCCTTCTACCTCATCTAAAGTTTTAGCGGTTATACCTAGTGATACATATGTAGACTTAATAGAAAATAATAATGGTTGGCTTAAAGTTAAATATAATGGAAAGTCTGGTTATATAAGCGAAAGCTTTGGAACGATAACAGATAAAAAAGAAACACAGACACAAACACAAACAGTAAGCAATAAAGTTAGTGGAGAAGAAGTTGTAAACTTTGCTAAAGCTCATTTAGGAAAGCCTTATATTTATGGTAGTACAAATCTTAATATTGGGACAGACTGTTCTGGTTTTACGTATGCAGTATTTAAAAATTTTGGTATAAATATTAATCGTGTATCTAGAGACCAATATTTAAATGGAAAACCAGTTGAAAAGAAAGACCTTTTAATAGGTGATTTAGTATTCTTTAATACTGGAGGCAATTCTCCAATATCTCATGTTGGTATATACATAGGAAACAATCAATATATACATTCTACAGATAGTAAAAACCAAGGTGTTATAATATCTAGTTTAAATAGTGATTATTCTTTAAGAACATATTATGGAGCAAGAAGAGTAATACCTGAATAATATAAATTATCTAAATATAAAAAGCGTGATTATAATTCACGCTTTTTATATTTAGATATAATTATTTTAGCTATGTCTATATTTTTTTTACCTGTATTCATACTCTTTTTTTGTATATATTTATGTGCTGTATCTTCAGTAAAATTATTATGTAAAATAAGTAAATTTTTTGCCTCATTTATAAATTTTAAATTTTTAGTTTTTATATTTTCAATATTTTTATAATATGCCATATCTAAAGCATTAATAATATCTTCTTGTTTAATGGGGGTAGGAAGTTTATAAACTTTTTTATTATCATATATATTTATTTTATCTAAACTACCTATCAATAAAAAACAAAAATCTTTATAAAAATCTTCTACTATATTATATGTAGATTCATCTATAAAATTTGTTCCACATAATATAATACCATTTTCATAATAAGAACAATATTTCCTAAGATTAGCCCCTGTTTTGCAAATATGATTATAAATTATCCCATTTTTATTTAATATAGTACAAAGATTATTACAAATTTTATCAGATGAAAAAGCTATTATAATATTATTTTTTGACATAAAAATCACCAATTTTATTTAATTTATATTATTATATTTTAACAAATAATATGTAATATGTAAAGAAAAAATATACATTATGCTAAATAATTATTTACAAAATTCGACAACAGTATTGACTTTGATAAAAAATTATGCTAAATTTAATATATATTAAATTAAAAAAGAGG containing:
- a CDS encoding C40 family peptidase codes for the protein MKINITTKVSVIALALLFSNVSVYAANVITATNTNSIKQNDISVISSKNGESISKVNNLDSAFRISFTDNNYITTKFAKVTSIKNGENYVPVYSSPSNRSNSIGSIPVDSTVVIGSQEGNFSQIFFDEKIGYIENTYLVDSKPQEKPVSNNNDKPTGKYVKITSEAGLNLREEPSTSSKVLAVIPSDTYVDLIENNNGWLKVKYNGKSGYISESFGTITDKKETQTQTQTVSNKVSGEEVVNFAKAHLGKPYIYGSTNLNIGTDCSGFTYAVFKNFGININRVSRDQYLNGKPVEKKDLLIGDLVFFNTGGNSPISHVGIYIGNNQYIHSTDSKNQGVIISSLNSDYSLRTYYGARRVIPE
- a CDS encoding ANTAR domain-containing response regulator, whose translation is MSKNNIIIAFSSDKICNNLCTILNKNGIIYNHICKTGANLRKYCSYYENGIILCGTNFIDESTYNIVEDFYKDFCFLLIGSLDKINIYDNKKVYKLPTPIKQEDIINALDMAYYKNIENIKTKNLKFINEAKNLLILHNNFTEDTAHKYIQKKSMNTGKKNIDIAKIIISKYKKREL